One region of Bacillus zhangzhouensis genomic DNA includes:
- the ilvD gene encoding dihydroxy-acid dehydratase — MAELRSNMIKQGIDRAPHRSLLRAAGVKDEDFGKPFIAVCNSYIDIVPGHVHLQEFGKIVKEAIREAGGVPFEFNTIGVDDGIAMGHIGMRYSLPSREIIADSVETVVSAHWFDGMVCIPNCDKITPGMMMAAMRVNIPTVFVSGGPMEAGRTSDGRKISLSSVFEGVGAYQSGKINEEELNELEQFGCPTCGSCSGMFTANSMNCLAEALGIALPGNGTILATSPERREFAKKSAKQLMELIKKDIKPRDIVTEKAIDNAFALDMALGGSTNTVLHTLAIANEAGVEYSLERINEVAERVPHLSKLAPASDVYIEDLHEAGGVTAALNELSKKEGALHLDTMTVTAKTLGENIAGHEVKDYNVIYPIDKPFTEKGGLAVLFGNLAPDGAIIKTGGVQDGITRHEGPAIVFESQEEALEGIINRKVEAGHVVIIRYEGPKGGPGMPEMLAPTSQIVGMGLGPKVALITDGRFSGASRGLSIGHVSPEAAEGGPLAFVENGDHVVVDIEQRILSVDVPEEEWERRKANWKGFEPKVKTGYLARYSKLVTSANTGGIMKI, encoded by the coding sequence ATGGCAGAACTACGCAGTAATATGATTAAACAAGGAATCGACAGAGCACCTCACCGAAGCTTACTAAGAGCGGCGGGAGTAAAGGATGAGGATTTCGGCAAGCCATTTATTGCCGTATGTAATTCCTATATTGATATTGTCCCAGGACATGTCCATCTTCAGGAATTCGGGAAGATTGTGAAGGAAGCCATTCGTGAAGCCGGCGGGGTTCCATTTGAATTCAATACAATTGGTGTCGATGATGGAATTGCAATGGGCCATATCGGGATGAGATATTCATTGCCAAGCCGTGAAATCATAGCTGACTCTGTAGAAACCGTTGTATCTGCTCATTGGTTTGATGGAATGGTTTGTATTCCTAACTGCGATAAAATCACACCGGGAATGATGATGGCAGCGATGCGCGTGAATATCCCGACTGTTTTTGTCAGCGGCGGACCGATGGAAGCGGGTAGAACAAGTGACGGCAGAAAAATTTCTCTTTCTTCTGTATTTGAAGGCGTTGGTGCATATCAGTCAGGTAAAATCAATGAAGAGGAATTAAATGAATTAGAGCAGTTTGGCTGTCCAACCTGCGGATCTTGTTCAGGTATGTTTACAGCTAACTCAATGAATTGTTTAGCGGAAGCACTCGGGATTGCTCTTCCTGGAAACGGAACGATTTTGGCGACATCACCAGAGCGAAGAGAATTTGCCAAAAAGTCTGCAAAACAACTCATGGAGCTCATCAAAAAAGATATTAAACCACGGGATATTGTCACTGAAAAAGCCATTGATAATGCATTTGCATTAGATATGGCACTTGGTGGTTCAACCAATACCGTTCTTCACACATTGGCGATTGCGAATGAGGCAGGTGTTGAATATTCACTTGAACGCATCAATGAAGTAGCAGAACGTGTGCCTCATTTATCAAAACTTGCTCCAGCTTCGGATGTTTATATTGAGGATTTACATGAAGCAGGCGGTGTTACAGCGGCACTAAATGAATTGTCTAAAAAAGAAGGAGCACTTCATTTAGATACAATGACCGTCACTGCGAAAACACTTGGCGAGAACATTGCGGGGCATGAGGTAAAAGATTATAACGTCATTTATCCAATTGACAAACCATTTACTGAAAAAGGCGGCTTAGCCGTTTTATTTGGAAACCTTGCGCCAGATGGAGCCATCATTAAAACGGGCGGGGTACAAGACGGGATCACACGCCACGAGGGACCTGCGATCGTATTTGAATCTCAAGAAGAAGCCCTTGAAGGCATCATAAATAGAAAAGTAGAAGCAGGACATGTAGTTATTATTCGTTACGAAGGACCTAAAGGCGGACCTGGCATGCCTGAAATGCTTGCACCTACTTCACAAATCGTTGGAATGGGACTTGGACCAAAGGTTGCTTTAATTACAGACGGACGTTTTTCCGGCGCTTCTCGCGGATTGTCTATTGGACACGTCTCTCCAGAGGCAGCTGAGGGCGGCCCGCTTGCTTTTGTTGAAAATGGTGACCATGTCGTTGTCGATATCGAGCAGCGCATTTTAAGCGTAGATGTTCCAGAGGAAGAATGGGAAAGAAGAAAAGCAAACTGGAAAGGCTTTGAGCCCAAAGTAAAAACGGGTTATCTTGCTAGATATTCAAAACTTGTGACATCAGCCAATACAGGCGGAATCATGAAAATTTAA